One Aegilops tauschii subsp. strangulata cultivar AL8/78 chromosome 2, Aet v6.0, whole genome shotgun sequence genomic window, ACACCAGATGGATCACGATCATATACGACAGCTAACATGATCTTTTGAAAAATATGCAATTGAAAAATATATTTTTCAACAAGCTAGTGAAAAGTGAAATGTAGGTTCTGAATTGTGAAATAGTAACTAAAGAAAGTGAAATTGTAATGTATCGTTGTGAAACTGATTATTTCAAAATGTGAAATAtacatttgaatttaaacatggtTGGAAAGTAGTCAAGATTGATCTCGTTAAAAAGGTTTTGGGACAAGGAGTTCAAATATAAAAAAGTTACAAAAATGAATAtatggtttaaaagatatgggTGTTTTAAATTAACCAAGGTGAAAGAAATAGTTGGATTTATTGTGTGGGAGAAGAGAGAGGGAGGTTCTGCCATATTATTGTCATGCATGTATGTGAAGTACAACGGTGAGGTCAGAGCTGCTGAAGGGAAAACAGAAATACAAGGTGAAAACTCAAGCAAAGAAGTGCAATACAAAAATACTTCGTCCACATAGTGCTAGATGGCAGCTCCCTATTGGAGGCCCCCTCGCTGATACCTAGCGTTATCGAGCAATTTTTCGCTTTGGAAGAACATATGCACCAGGAGAGGGGAAATACACTTCGGTTCCTGGTTGTATAGGCACCCtatatgaaaaaaaattaaagaaaAAGTCAAAATAGTTTATAAGTTTTTTAGAATAAATTTGACTTTCTTTTGTACTAGTATATAATTTTTCATGAAAAGACACTAACCTTGACTTCagggcaaaaaagacaaattcgtTTTTTTAAAGAAGTCAAAGCTGGATTTTCTTTTGTGGGTTTTTTCTCACAAGTACAACGGAAGGTCaagtttatttcaaaaatatattCAGATTTTTTTGACATTTTGTTTAATTGCACCCAGGAACTCGCGTCCCCAGGAGAGGCCTAACTTAGCCTCACCTCCAAAAGTAATTGTGGTTTCCCGGAGTACTTTTGAAGGTCAAAGTCTCTGATAACCCGGTGCCCGATTTGTCGTTTGGACGGTGGCATTTTGAGAAAAACAAGGTCCAGATCAGATCTTGAAACCAGAAGTAAGAAAACAAAACTGCAGGTGAGTAGAATAAGATCCTACAGCCTCGGTTCCATGAGCACCCGAGGCATATTTACATAGGAAATTGCCTTTCGTACTAACAATGACCGCAGAGAACATGGCGGCAAGTCCTAAACTTGCATTAAACTTGGAGACCTGGAGACTTGAGGGGCTACTAATAATAATCTGGAGCCCGAAGCAGAGCAACCGGCGGAGGAAGCAGCTTTTGGTCTCGTCCAACGGTGGCCATGGCTGTACTCTCTCTCGCCGCGTGCGTCGccttcctccatctcctccttctcttctcttcgtcttcctctcTCCGGTTAGCCCCCAAAGCGGCGGAGAGCTCGGACTCGGCGCGCCATGGCAGTGGCAGGACAGCCTACCACTTCCAGCCCGCCAAGAACTGGCAGAACGGTAGGAATTGACGCTTTTTAATTTGCCGCATTGTTGCTAGACCCAATCTTGGGAGGAATGGATTTGGCTAATCTGATCACTGTGTGTGTCTGATCGTGGTGGAATTGCTGCTGCTTCGGGATGGTGCCGAGCAGATCCGAATGGTACGCTCTGCTTCCTTCCTTCTCTGCATTCTGCTGAGTTACTAGAGATCAGACGCCAATGGAACTGACGGTTGTTTTCTTTGTTACACCGGCAGGGCCAATGTACCATAACGGCATGTACCACTTGTTCTACCAGTACAACCCACACGGCGCCACCTGGGGCGTCGGCAACCTCTCCTGGGGCCACTCCGTCTCCGGCGACCTCGTGAACTGGGCTTCCCTCGACGCTGCCATCGAGCCCACCTCGCCGTTCGACGCCAACGGCTGCTGGTCGGGCTCCGCCACCATCCTCCCCGGCGGCGTCCCGGCCATCCTCTACACCGGCATCAGCGCCGACGGCGAGCAGGTCCAGAACGTGGCCTTCCCCAAGAATGCCTCGGACCCGCTCCTCCGCGAGTGGGTGAAGCCGAGCTACAACCCCGTCATCCCGCTCCCCGCTGACGTTCCTGGGGATTTCTTCCGCGACCCTTCCACGGCGTGGCTCGGCCGCGACGGTCTGTGGCGCCTCGCCGTATCGGCCAAGGTCGGTAACGCCGTGGGGTCTACGCTCATCTACCGAAGCAACGACTTCCGGCTGTGGGAGCGGAACGTCGCCCCGCTGCAAGAGTCACGCGCCGCCGGCATGGTGGAGTGCCCGGACCTGTTCCCGGTGGCGGAGCCCGGCGCGGAGGAGGGGCTCGACCACGCGCCGAGGACCGGCACCGGGGTGAGGCACGTGCTGAAGCTGAGCGCGACGGACACGTTCCAGGACTACTACGCGGTCGGGCGTTACAACGACACGACGGACACCTTTGAAcccgaggacgacggcgacgactGCCAGAGCTGGCGCCGCCTCGACTACGGCCACGTGTACGCGTCCAAGTCCTTCTTCGACGCGCGCAAGAACCGGCGCGTGCTCTGGGCGTGGGCCAACGAGACCGACAGCCAGGCCGACGACGTCGCCAAGGGTTGGTCCGGCGTCCAGGTccgtcgccaccgccaccacccAACTAATTTTTGATCAACTATCATGCTGATATGTTATCTCCTACGCTGCAGATCTTCCCACGGAAGGTTTGGCTGGACAACGACGGGAAGCAGCTGAGGCAATGGCCAATCGAGGAGATCGAGACGCTGAGAAGCAGAAAGGTCGGGTTGCTGGGAACGGTGGTGAACTCCGGCGGCGTGAACGAGATCGTCGGCGTCGCGGGCACGCAGGCGGACGTGGAGGTGGTCTTTGAGATCCCGGCCCTGGAGGGAGCCGAGAGCTTCGAGCCCAACTGGCTGCTGGACCCGCAGAGGCTGTGCGGGGAGAAGGGCGCGTCCGTGCCCGGCGGGATCGGCCCGTTCGGGCTGCTCGTCATGGCCTCCGACGACCTGCAGGAGCACACCGCCGTCTTCTTCAGGGTGTTCAGGCACCATGACAAGTACAGAGTGCTCATGTGCACCGACCTGAGCAGGTCAACTACGAGAGCCGGGGTGTACAAGCCGCCGTACGGGGCTTTCGTGGACATGGACATCGAGGCGCACGGCGGGATCGTCTCGCTCAGAACACTGGTAAGTTCATCGCCGCCGTGGCCGCAGCCTGAATCTTTTGCTCTGGTTCAGATACCACCGACTGTAAATCGAGTACTTATTACAACTTGTGATCTCGACGAACAGGTTGACCACTCGGTGGTGGAGAGCTTCGGCGGCGGAGGCCGGACGTGCATCACGGCGAGGGTGTACCCGGAGCACGCCGAGAACGGCAACAGCCACCTGTACGTGTTCAACAACGGGACTGGTGCGGTGAAGGTGGCCAAGCTCGAGGCGTACGAGCTGGCGACGGCGACCGTGAACGTTGGGGACGACGGGTTGATTCAGCCGAGCTCCATGCGCAGAGGTGAAGCGTAGAAGGTGTGGGGACTGGTTTTGTTCGTGCCATGGCCCTCATGTCAAATTTCGGCTGGCTTAGGTCCCTTACAATGCAaggtgcttagagaaataaaccGAGTTTTTATTTAAGCATCAGTGCTTATTTATAGAGGGTAGACGCTTAAGTAAGCGTCTGTCCTGTAGAAATAAGTACCGGTGCTTAAGAAAAACTCGGTTTATTTTACTAAGCATCTCTCTAAACACCTCCCATTATACAAGGCTTTAGAGCATTTACCGGAGCCTCAAACCGGTCTTAAACTCCACGAAGGCCGCCCGGTCACTCAATTGTAAAAAAAAAAAACAGCCCATCTGTACGCCTCAAACCAGTCTTAAAACCCCGGGTTGTTCGGAGCCCCTCATATCGAGCCCAAATGTAGGCGGATATGCGGCGGCCCGGGCGCGTCCGGCACGTCAGCCTGGTCCACCGCCGatcctgttggggatcgtagcagaattttaaaattttcctacgctcaccaagatccatctatggagtatactagcaacgaggggaaaggagtgcatctacatacccttgtagatcgcgagcggaagcgttccaatgaacgtggttgatggagtcgtactcgccgtgatccaaatcaccgatgaccgagtgccgaacggacggcacctccgcgttcaacacacgtacggtgcagcgacgtctcctccttcttgatccagcaagggggaaggagatgttgatggagatccagcagcacgacggcgtggtggtggatgtagcgggatctcggcagggcttcgccgagcttctgcgagagggagaggtgttgcaggggaggagggaggcgcccaagactgttgtgttgctgccctccctccccccctttatataggccccctgggaggggggcgccggccaagacccatctagatggggggggcggcggccaaggggggagacttgccccccaaggcaagtggggcgccccccccccccaccctagggtttccaaccctaggcgcagggggaggcccatggggggcgccccagcccactaagggctggttcccttcccacttcagcccatggggccctccgggataggtggccccacccggtggacccccgggacccttccggtggtcccggtacaataccggtgaccgccgaaactttcccggtggccgaaacttgacttcatatatataattctttacctccggaccattccggaactcctcgtgacgtccgggatctcatccgggactccgaacaactttcgggtttccgcatactcatatctctacaaccctagcgtcaccgaaccttaagtgtgtagaccctacgggttcgggagacatgcagacatgaccgagacgcctctccggtcaataaccaacagcgggatctggatacccatgttggctcccacatgttccacgatgatctcatcggatgaaccacgatgtcgaggattcaatcaatcccgtatacaattccctttgtcaatcggtatgttacttgcccgagattcgatcgtcggtatcccaataccttgttcaatctcgttaccggcaagt contains:
- the LOC109750713 gene encoding beta-fructofuranosidase, insoluble isoenzyme 7-like gives rise to the protein MELTVVFFVTPAGPMYHNGMYHLFYQYNPHGATWGVGNLSWGHSVSGDLVNWASLDAAIEPTSPFDANGCWSGSATILPGGVPAILYTGISADGEQVQNVAFPKNASDPLLREWVKPSYNPVIPLPADVPGDFFRDPSTAWLGRDGLWRLAVSAKVGNAVGSTLIYRSNDFRLWERNVAPLQESRAAGMVECPDLFPVAEPGAEEGLDHAPRTGTGVRHVLKLSATDTFQDYYAVGRYNDTTDTFEPEDDGDDCQSWRRLDYGHVYASKSFFDARKNRRVLWAWANETDSQADDVAKGWSGVQIFPRKVWLDNDGKQLRQWPIEEIETLRSRKVGLLGTVVNSGGVNEIVGVAGTQADVEVVFEIPALEGAESFEPNWLLDPQRLCGEKGASVPGGIGPFGLLVMASDDLQEHTAVFFRVFRHHDKYRVLMCTDLSRSTTRAGVYKPPYGAFVDMDIEAHGGIVSLRTLVDHSVVESFGGGGRTCITARVYPEHAENGNSHLYVFNNGTGAVKVAKLEAYELATATVNVGDDGLIQPSSMRRGEA